In Blastopirellula sp. J2-11, a single genomic region encodes these proteins:
- a CDS encoding alpha/beta hydrolase — protein sequence MSKIVFTLLLIGFLPLVAMSAEPKRELLWPAGAPGAKGDTDNDKPTITIFLANGANKTNCGVVVLPGGGYGHLATGHEGVDIANWCNSFGVSAFVVEYRHRGRGYAHPAPIQDAQRAIRTVRARADEFGVSPDKIGVMGFSAGGHLASTAATHFDAGDTKAADPIDQVSCRPDFAILCYPVIALDQPFTHRGSQKNLLGENPDKELVKSLSNESQVTSDTPPTFLFHTSEDTGVPPQNSIVFYEALQKAKVPAEMHIFAKGRHGVGLAANIPGTSAWPKLCEAWLAGQGMLSTKTETGK from the coding sequence ATGTCAAAAATTGTATTCACACTCCTTCTCATCGGTTTTCTCCCCTTGGTCGCAATGTCTGCCGAGCCGAAGCGCGAACTACTATGGCCTGCCGGAGCGCCGGGCGCCAAAGGCGATACCGACAACGACAAGCCGACGATCACCATCTTTTTAGCGAATGGCGCCAACAAGACCAACTGCGGAGTGGTCGTCCTTCCCGGCGGCGGTTACGGCCACCTCGCAACCGGACACGAAGGGGTCGATATCGCCAACTGGTGCAACTCTTTCGGCGTCTCCGCCTTTGTGGTCGAGTACCGCCATCGCGGTCGTGGTTACGCACATCCGGCGCCGATCCAAGACGCTCAGCGGGCCATTCGCACCGTTCGTGCGCGAGCCGACGAATTTGGAGTTTCGCCCGATAAAATCGGCGTGATGGGCTTCTCAGCCGGCGGTCATCTCGCGTCGACCGCGGCGACGCATTTTGACGCGGGCGATACAAAAGCAGCCGATCCGATTGATCAGGTCTCGTGCCGTCCTGACTTTGCGATCTTGTGCTATCCAGTGATCGCGCTCGATCAGCCGTTCACCCATCGTGGATCGCAGAAGAACTTGCTGGGCGAGAACCCTGACAAAGAGTTGGTGAAGAGCCTGTCGAACGAATCACAAGTGACGTCCGATACGCCTCCCACTTTCTTGTTCCACACCAGCGAAGATACCGGCGTGCCGCCGCAAAACAGCATCGTCTTTTATGAAGCGTTGCAAAAGGCGAAGGTCCCGGCCGAGATGCACATCTTCGCCAAAGGACGTCACGGAGTCGGTCTGGCCGCCAACATCCCCGGCACCTCCGCTTGGCCCAAATTGTGCGAAGCCTGGCTCGCCGGCCAGGGGATGCTCTCTACCAAAACGGAAACCGGCAAATAA
- a CDS encoding phytanoyl-CoA dioxygenase family protein, whose amino-acid sequence MAADLSHQHAPISTSFQGKSSDGDFHLSDEQVAFFHEHGYLSGVKILEDEQVDILREELEAFFQSDHDGRELWYEYHTNESATPDTVLFHALGAWRVSPGFHDVLWSPAFIAAAEQLLDGKVRFWHDQLFCKPANHGGVVAWHQDYSYWTRTKPMAHLTCWIGLDDADRDNGCVQYVPGSHKWDLLPVTGLAGDMNAIREVLTDDQWEQFQHPVAAELKKGEATFHHPLTVHGSFANRTDRPRRATVINAFRDGVCSDSDDVLLHGIPPIAKGKKMEGKFFPLLSAESFDA is encoded by the coding sequence ATGGCCGCCGATCTTTCGCACCAGCATGCTCCGATCTCCACATCGTTTCAGGGCAAGTCCTCTGACGGAGATTTCCATCTCTCCGACGAGCAAGTCGCGTTTTTTCATGAACATGGATATCTGAGCGGCGTCAAGATTTTGGAGGACGAGCAGGTCGACATCCTGCGCGAAGAACTGGAGGCTTTCTTTCAGTCGGATCATGACGGACGCGAACTGTGGTACGAGTATCACACGAACGAATCCGCGACGCCTGACACGGTGCTCTTTCATGCGCTGGGCGCGTGGCGCGTTTCGCCTGGATTTCATGATGTGCTTTGGTCGCCGGCCTTTATCGCAGCGGCCGAACAATTGCTTGATGGGAAAGTTCGTTTTTGGCATGACCAGCTGTTCTGCAAGCCGGCCAACCATGGAGGCGTCGTCGCTTGGCATCAAGATTACTCGTACTGGACTCGCACCAAGCCGATGGCGCATCTGACCTGCTGGATCGGCTTGGATGACGCCGATCGCGACAACGGTTGCGTGCAGTATGTGCCGGGAAGTCACAAATGGGATCTGCTGCCGGTCACCGGACTGGCCGGCGACATGAACGCGATTCGCGAAGTTTTGACCGATGACCAATGGGAGCAGTTCCAGCATCCCGTCGCAGCCGAACTGAAGAAGGGAGAAGCGACCTTCCATCACCCGCTGACGGTGCATGGTTCCTTCGCGAATCGAACCGACCGACCCCGGCGAGCGACGGTGATCAATGCGTTCCGCGATGGAGTCTGCAGCGATAGCGATGATGTCCTGCTGCACGGCATTCCCCCGATCGCCAAGGGGAAGAAGATGGAAGGCAAGTTCTTCCCCCTGCTATCGGCCGAATCGTTCGATGCGTAG
- a CDS encoding HAD family hydrolase gives MLANICPRFFSVVALLVPLTAVSLQADEPLPSWNHSAAKTAIIEFVEKVSDENSPDFVPAADRIATFDNDGTLWTEHPMYTQLAFALDRVKKLAPDHPEWRTNQPIQAVLKGDLAALAASGEKGLAEVIMTTHAGITTAEFESIVSEWFQTARHPRFQRPYTECVYLPMVELLEYLRAHGFKTYIVSGGGIEFMRPMTLDVYGIPREQVVGSSIETKFEYQDGEPVLMRLAKIDFIDDKTGKPVGINKFIGKRPIAAFGNSAGDREMLEWVGAGDGPSLKMLVFHDDAKREYAYGPANGLPDSKFGAFPQSLMDEAQEKGWSVISMKDDWARIFAFEK, from the coding sequence ATGCTTGCAAATATCTGTCCCCGATTCTTTTCCGTCGTCGCATTATTGGTTCCGTTGACCGCTGTTTCATTGCAGGCCGACGAGCCGTTGCCGTCATGGAATCACAGCGCTGCGAAGACCGCAATTATCGAATTTGTTGAAAAAGTCAGCGATGAGAATTCGCCCGACTTTGTACCTGCGGCCGATCGGATTGCGACGTTTGACAACGATGGAACCTTATGGACGGAGCATCCCATGTATACGCAGCTTGCGTTTGCATTGGATCGGGTCAAAAAGCTTGCACCGGATCATCCCGAATGGCGAACGAATCAACCCATTCAAGCAGTCCTGAAAGGTGATCTTGCGGCGCTTGCCGCCTCGGGAGAGAAAGGTCTCGCCGAAGTGATCATGACGACTCACGCCGGAATCACGACGGCGGAATTTGAGTCGATCGTTTCCGAATGGTTTCAGACGGCGCGCCACCCACGCTTTCAGCGTCCTTATACCGAGTGCGTCTATCTGCCGATGGTCGAGTTGCTCGAGTATCTCCGGGCCCATGGATTCAAAACCTACATCGTCTCTGGCGGCGGCATCGAGTTCATGCGTCCTATGACCTTGGATGTTTACGGAATCCCGCGAGAACAGGTCGTGGGCTCGTCGATCGAGACCAAATTTGAATACCAAGATGGCGAGCCGGTGCTGATGCGCCTGGCGAAAATTGACTTTATCGATGACAAGACCGGCAAGCCGGTAGGCATCAACAAGTTTATCGGGAAGCGCCCGATCGCGGCGTTCGGGAATTCGGCCGGGGATCGCGAGATGCTGGAATGGGTCGGCGCTGGCGATGGGCCCAGCTTAAAGATGCTTGTATTTCATGACGACGCCAAGCGAGAATACGCCTACGGTCCAGCCAACGGATTGCCTGACAGCAAGTTTGGCGCGTTCCCACAATCTCTGATGGACGAAGCCCAAGAAAAAGGATGGAGCGTGATCAGCATGAAAGATGACTGGGCTCGCATTTTCGCGTTTGAAAAGTAG